Genomic segment of Budorcas taxicolor isolate Tak-1 chromosome 22, Takin1.1, whole genome shotgun sequence:
AAGTGGCTATTCAGGTTAATAAAATCTACAGAGGAACCTAACTGACCTACAGACTAATAGGTTACCTAATTAGGTAATAGGTTACCTAATAGGCTGATTTATGATGGAGACGCAGTTATCATAACATCTATATAAGTTGAGAGGCAACAGTTGCTTCTTTAGAAGCCTAGTGCAgagtacaggagacaggagaccCTTCTGTCATTGGAGGCAGCTTGAGAACACTAGACTGGCTTGCTTTATTCATTTAAGAAAGTAATCATTCTACCTCACCTTTTGAAAAAATCAtattattagttttcttttttctatttttaaagtggcCATAAAACGCCAGCCAGTCTTCTTCGCCCACAACTATGATAATTTGTGTTTTCTACGTGTAGATACAGGTTTTCATAAACTGTATTTGGTGTATAACATTGTGGGCCCTGCCTTCCGCTTAGCATTGTTTCTTGGccctttctctgtgttgattGTCTTCACAAGGAATTAAGTGCTCTTACTTAATTGACTTGATTGGATGTTAGATTGCGTCTCACGTTTTTGCTGTTTCAAGTAATAACCCTACAGTAGCCCTGCAGTTGTAGACTAGGCTCAGGTGTTTGAATCTAGGTTACTATTAGATAGATGTAACTGGGCGTTGGGTTCTTACATAATAAGACAGAGGACATTTGTCTCTTTCTGTGTAAACACAGAGAGAAGGCCCCAGTTACCCTTCGGTCGGAGTCAGGACCCTGTGAGTGGCCCTGGAGACACGAAGCTGTGTGAGTGGGATTTCCAGGCAGGCGAGCTGAGGCCTGGCTGATTCTGAAGTCACTTAGGGGTCGTCAGGTGTTCCTTTGTTGGCGGGTTGGGTTTCTCTTCCTTGGGacttctgttcagtcgctcagtcgtgtccgactctgcgaccccatggactagagcacaccaggcttccatgtccatcaccaactcccggagcttgcttaaactcatgtcctctgtcgtccccttcttctcctaccctcaagctttcccagcatcagggtctttttagcTCTTTTTGTGTTGCAGAGAGTGGACACCTCTCAGGGCCAGGCATCACTTCTTTCCTGACCGCAGGGCAGTCGTGTCTTCAGCGGTTCAGCTCCTAAAGTCTCTCAGTGTTAATAATGGCCTAGTCGTGTATTCACCGCCGCCCTGCCTCCCGGACTCGATCCTCCCCTCTCATCTCGTCCTGACAGACCCAGGAGTCCAGCTTGGCAGAAGCCCAGGGGAAGGGAAGACCGAGGGTGGAGTACCACAGAGGGTGGGtttaaaggggaaagaaaagcagagcACCCAGCCCTGGGCCCAGAGCCACGTGTTCTTTGCACCTGCTCAGAGAGGGAAGCCAGCAGTCACTGTTTTAGGGTCAGGAAGCGGCCCCGGATCGACAGTGGCCCAGTTGGTGTCAGGATGGTGTCCTTTCCTGTCCCCGCCTCAGCTGCTGGAGGTCTGGCCTGCGGACTGGGAAGCGACGAGGAAAAGGTGATCAGACAAACAGGAGGGCTCGGTTGAttttggagtcggggctggagcGCGGCCTTGTCAATTCCTTCCTGCTGCTGGAGCGGCCGGCACAGAGGCCCCCACCCTCTCCTCACACTGCCTTCCTCCCTCTGGCCGCTGCCTGTCTCCCAGGTGGGGTCCCGGCCCTCCCAACCCACGTGGGCTGCAAAGCACCTGCGTTCCTCAGCAGCCCAAGTCTAGTGAGGCATTCCTGCCGCGTCCTCCTGGGCCTTCCAGGACGTGGGAGCAAACAACCCTTATCAAAGGGATGTTGTGTTCCCTCCGGGATTTCACTGTGCACCCAGCACCTCTGAGCCTCCCCACTTAGgagctgggggcttcccaggtaacgaaccctgctgccagtgcaggagatacaagagacttgggtttgatccttgggttgggaagacccctggaggagggcctgacatcccactccagtagtcttgcctggagaatccacggacagaggagccaggcgggctacagtccacagggtcgcacagagtcaggcaggactgatgcagcttagcacacaccacacacacttttGGTCCAGAAGAAAAAGCTGACGCCCCTCCTGAGGATGGTGCCCTGAGAGCCAGGCATGCTCCGTGGATGGTTCTGGAATCACCAGCAGAGCACTCTGGGCCTGGTTCTTCATTGCCCTGTAGTATCTCCTCTTTGCTTCTGAGCAGTTccgtttgtttcttttctcccagGTAGAAACAGCGTTATGTAAGCAgtcattttctttatgaaaaactCAGTGAAGTTGAATCTTAAAGTGGATCTGGCCCCAGGAAACCTCTTTCACATTCCACCTGTTTTTCTCGAGTTGGCCCCAGCTGGCTGGGCTTTTCTGGTCTGACCTGATGCTCACCATGTAGTTCTTAgagttgtttttctctctctcccttaacATGGGCCGCCCTATAGGCCCTGTGTCCTGGCAGTCCACACCCACCGGCCTGCTCCTCGCTGGTGTCGTGACCCCCAAAAGCAATGCCCTGCCTGGTAGTAGCACTCCCCAGTCCCCTGTCCTGCCAGTTCCTGACAACCCCTGGCCTACTCTCTATCTCTGTGAATTTAACTACTCTAGGTGCCTCAGCTAAATGCAACCATACAAtaggtggccttttgtgtctggcttctttcagttagcataatatACTCAGGGTTTATCCGTGTTGTACcatgtatcagtactttgttCCTTCTTACAACTGtagaatattccactgtatggatgaaCCTCATTTTGTTTATGCATCAACCTCATtggttgatggatatttaggttgtttgtaCTTttgggctattataaataatgcttctatgaatatTTATGTTCGAGTCTTTGCATAAACATTTGTTTTTAGTTCTCTTAGGTAAGTACCTAGGACTTGAATTATtaggtcatatgataattctgtgCTTAACTTTTGAGGACCCACTGGACTGTTTTTCAAAGTAACTGCACCTTTGTACATTCTCACGAGCAGTGTGTGAGGGttctagtttctccacatcctcaccaacacatgTTATTATGCCTTTGAGTAGAGCCATCCTGGTGGGTAtggagtaatatttcattgtggttttgatttatattccCCTAATGACtgatggcaatggcaacccactccagtacccttgcctggaaaataccatggatggaggagcctggtaggctgcagtccatggggtcgcaaagagtcagacacgactgagcgacttcactttcacttttcactttcatgcattggagaaggaaatggcgacccactccagtgttcttgcctggagaatcccagggatgggggagcctggtgggctgccgtctatggggtcgcacagagttggacacgactgaagcgacttagcagcagcagcaatgactgaTGATGTTGAGCAAATTATCCAGGTTTGGCTAGTGGGAACCTCTTCAAACTGACTCTTGTGTCTTTTACTTTACCTGTGGCATTTTTCGAGTGCCATGATGGACTGAACTGTGTTCATTCAAGATTCATTTGTTAAAAGCCTAACTCCCAGCATGCCTCAGAAAGTTACTGCATTTGGAAATAGGGCCATTAGTAGTTAAGGTTACATGAGGTCATAGGGTGGAGCCCTAATCCGATTTGACTggtgtcctcataagaagaggGAGGCTATCATAGGGGCGTGTATACACAGTCAGAAGACAGCCATCCACAAATCAAAGAGATCAGTCTCAGGAAAACccagccctgctgacatcttgatcttgaacttctagtcTCTAGAACCTTAAGAAactaaatttttcttatttaaaccacccagtctgtggtattaatattttgttacaCAGCCCTAGCAAACTGATACAAGTGATTTCTTACCTTCCGGCACCAAAAACTCATGATGTACTTTCTTGCCCCAGTCCTGGAATCAGCCGTTTCTTCAAAGATCCCTTGTTCTTGGAGAACAATACTTGGAAACCAGGATCTGAGCACTGTTGTGCCTGTTGTGTGTTGACTGATAGAAGATGCACAATGTGAAAGTGGTGAGTTCagctttatttggggcaaaatgaggaccgcagcctgggagacagcacctcaaagagctctgagaaactgctccagagaggtagtgggggaaggtcaataaataagattttggtgaagaggAGTTCCATGCAATCAAATGCTGATCTTACAAAAGGTTTTCCTCTAGTCAAGAGGAGCTGATGTCGCCGTGAAGGGATCTAGTGTTTTTGTAGATAGGAGGAGGTGCAAGGATTGGGACCATGAACTCAGTTCCTAAGAATTCGTATCTAAGGAGCTGTCCACCAGTCCTCCTGGAGCACAGAGGGCCTCGCTGCtgttctccaccctgaactcccttcagGGCATGTGCAGCCGCAGCAGCACGGGGTTCCGTCCTCGGCAGAGGCggatggcaaatgcccttggcaaGCCGATTTGCGGTTGACATGTTTCTAGCTATCTCCATGGAAGAAATTAGGAAATGTAGGGGCTCATGTGTGTGAGTGGGTGTATGACTGTCCCCCATGCCCCTGTATCCATTTCtttattattctcattattttaagtttggcttccctgggtcttcatttgagcatgtggactttctctagcaGTGATgttcaggcttctcttgttgcggagcatggggcCCGGAGCATGCAGGTTTCAGGAGCCGCAGCTCGCAGACTCGCTAGTCGTGGCGTGTGGGCTAGTCGCTCTGTggaatgcaggatcttagttccgcaaccagggatcgaactcacgtcccatgcattggaaggtggattctaaaccactggaccaccagggaagtccccatttccATGTTTATCTTTCTATCTATATGTTAAACTCATGAATTCATATCATGAACCTGTGATTTCAGTCCAGTAGCACGCGGTTCATTCTAGCTGTGCCTCATTCCTTATTTGCCTCATCTTAGAACGCATATTAAGTAGTTTCGGAACTATTAACCTGTCCTCTTGGGAGAAACAAACCTCCTGATTGTTCATGGTTCTTTTTGCCTCTCACCTTGAGTTGTATGTTCGGAATACTGTGTTCATATCATTAACGttatttctcccttcctcccttttagTGTGTCTGTGTTATTCACTCAAACCTCAGGTTGATTTGGTTTCTTGTTTGCATTCCATTTTTCCTATCTGCTGCCCCCTGCTTGTTGGATTTGTCCGTCTATTTGTATGTGAAACTTTAACATGCCTCAAAAGGTCAAAACTACGGACAGCTATACTCGGAGATGTTTACTCCTCTTTTACTTCCACCCTGTTCCCTTGCACCCGCAGGTAACCAAACCCAGTCATTTCTGAATTAGCCTTCCTGTGTTTCTTTGGGTTTGGCTGCTGCTTCCCATCCAGAGGCGATTCCTTGCTGTGAACCCCTGAACATATGCATTTCAAAAACGGACGCTGACAGAGTTACGCTGCATCGTCTTCTTCCTGAACTCCAGTCAGTTAATCAGCCAGTGATTATTTGGTGCTTCTCTGTGCTAGATGTTGGGTTAGACGCAGGCACGGAAGACTGGGCCAGTTGGTGAAGCCGGATGTTCAGGCCCCTGTGCCTTCTCACTCCCGGATCGGCCCCTCTCCTCATCTGTTCACCTCTCTCCTCTGTGTCTCCTTGTTCCAGTCTGTCGTTCCCTGCCTGTTTCACAAAGCTGCTATCGTTTCATTGActacttgcatgctaagtcgcttcagtcatgtctgactctctgcaaccctatggaccgtagcccaccaggctcctctgtccatggcgttctccaggcaagaatattggagtgggttgccatttcctactccagggaatcttcccaacccaggaattgaacccaggtcttttatgtcttctgcgttggcaggtaggttctttaccactcgtaccacctgggaagcccttcgtTGACTAACCAAGACTTAAATACAGCTGTTAATTATCTATCCAATTTATGATATTACTCTTACAGATAGTCAACACAAAATAGCATTGACAACTGGCCAAAACTACACAAGGTAATGTTGGTTACTGATTAAATGTGATGGGAAAAAATCAAAGCTCCATCCAATTGGGTCTCCCAGGACACATATATTAATACCCGCAGAAATTTTAGGACCGTGAAGGAAAAATCACAAGGGTAATAGAAGTTAGTTACATACAAAATGCTAGATCTTACCTTTCTTGTAAAATTAAAACTGACATGAGCTAATCCCAACGGAAATTTTTATGAAgcataaataaaaaatggaaaacactgAAGACCATTTATGCTGGCAGAAAATGACTCCGTGGGTTTGGGGACCAGAAAATACTAAATACAGGAGGGAGGGGGAGTGAGaggggaggctggagaggaggcCAGCATTTGTGCCTGATCCCAAGGGTGGTGGGAAGCCCTGGGCAGCTGTCAACAGGGGACAGACATCAAACTTACCTCTAAGAGCATGTCACTGAGTGTGCTGCAGAGAACGGAGTGGGCCCCAGGCCTCCTCTGAACCCCAGAGCTGAGGAAGGGCCCGATGAAGgaagggctgtgggagggaggggtggaaaggagaaggaagagagagaactaGGGCTACAAATGGTGGGGAAAGGATGAGGAATcggagggatcttagttcttagAGAGTGGACATCTGAGCAGCCTTGGAGAGGAGAAAAGTTAGGAAAAACTATGAATGAGGGGACAGATGAGGGGAGGGGCCATCCGGATAGCAGAGGGGTCCTGAGCAGAGGAGAGGGTGCACAGGCccagggttgggggggtgggggggagggggaagggaggggagaccCTGGAGAGGAGTCTGGGAAGTGTCTGAGGAGAGACCCTTCAGGGGACTGTTGAACAGAGTGAGTGGTCCccgtctccccctccctccttcccccacatGAAGGCCATTTTaggggggcaggtgggggtggaATCTATACATACAGCCAGAACTCTCGCACTCTGCTGCTAGGAGTGTGAAAGAGGGCAGCCCATTTGGGAAAGTGGTATGTCAGTTTtcttatccctgggttgggaagatcccctagaggagggaaatggcaacccaccccagtgttctcgcctgaaaaatccagtggacagaggaggctggcaggtcacagtccaaagggtcacaaagaatggggcAGGACTGAGCCGACTACACACGCACGCACTAGtcagtttcttacaaagttaaacacGTACTTACTGTGTAACCTGACCATATCACATGTAGGTGCTTacccaggagaaatgaaagaCGTACATCCATGCAGAGGCTTGTACAGAATGTTGCCAGCAGCTTGCTTTATAATGGCTGAAGGCTGAAAGCAACCCACATTTCATCAGCAAGAAAATGGGTAAACACACTGTGGTACATCCTATACAGGGGAATACTGCTCTTAAGAGTGGTGTACACATTCTGTGGAACAAACCACCAGTCCATGCTGTGACATAGATAAACCTCAAAAACTGTATGCCGGGCTAAAGAAGCCAAACACAGCGAACAGCACGTGCTGTTGGATTCCACTCATAAAGTTCGAGAACAGGCCAAAGTAACGTGGGATTCAGAACAGTGGTGGTCCATGAGGGCGGAAGATACTGACCAGGAGAGGGCTGGAGGGAACTTTCTGAGAAAGATGGAAATAGTCTGTCTCCACAGGGACCTGGCTTATGCAAATGGAAACATTTGGCAAAACTCAGGAAACCTACACTTAAGATCTGTGCGTTTCACTGTGTATAAATTATGTATCCATTAAAAAACGTTTGTTGCAGTCTGGGAAGATTGGAAATTGCAGTACAAATCAGAAGTGATTTCTTGctttggcttgtttttttttcttcttgattcttAGCTTAAAAggcattttgttttaaagtccgGGAGCCTGCTTGTCAGAGCATTCTGCCACAGCCAGCTGACCCGAGGCCCCCTGCCTCCTCTCTGTCTATTCTCCTCGCTCAAAATGCCTGCATTCTATTGTGCCCTGAAGCGTACCAGCACCAGCCTGGGTTTTCTGACTGGAGACCCTTCAAGGGACTGGATCTTTTCCACCTTAATGTTTCAAGACACAATTTAACAAGATCAGTAGGAGCAGGGGCCACATGGAGTCACGGGGATGGTGGGGCTTTGGCATTGGCCCCAACTGGATTTGAATCCAGAGGCAGTTACTGTGGGGCCTTGAACCTGTctgcctgagcctcagttttcacctTGTAGTGAGTGGTAGGACTCCGTGCTTGGCACACAGAAGAGCCAGGACGTCTGGCAGCTGGAGTCCCGGCTGCCTCCACTGTGGCCTCTGCACGGACAGGTGCGGCCCCCAGCCTGGCAGGTTctccccccgaccccaccccatGCAGACCACCCGCTGGGGCTCCGGGCACCCTGTCTCCTCTCCTGTGTCTGGTGCTGCCATCTTACATCTTGTTGACTGCTGAGTTAGGGAGCTCAGCTAAAGGACACTGACCTCATactattcttattttgttttaaggGTATCAGCATGGATGGTGTGAGTGAGAATAAGATGGTGCCCTCTGATTTTAGCACAGGACCCATGGAGAAAGCTGCCAAACCTTTGCCATTTAAGGATCCCAACTTTGTGGTAAgcatctaaagtgaaagtgtccattgatcagtcatgtccgactctttgcgaccccatggactgtagcccaccaggctcctctgtcagtggactcctgcaggcaagaatactggagtgggttgccattcccttctgcagggtttcctcctgacccagggattgaacccgggtctcctgcaccgtCAGAAGCATCTAaggtgttttataaataaaaaaccaaacaactatGCCTCGGCCTCTGATCTCACTCAGTCGGTCTGGAGCCCGGGCAGTGATGGTGGCCTTTCTCCTTCAGTCTGcatcaccatgccctcctccagggactgtgGTTTGAGGTCTGGGGGCAGGAGAGCCCTTCCTGTGGCTCTCCCAGTTCCCAAGGATTCTGTGGAATTCATTCAGTGATACTGTTTTTAGGCTGTCATTTCCAGGATGATTGCTCGCCTTCCTTTTTTCGTGAGACTTAGATGAGGTGTGCAGTAATTAACTAAAGGAGGAATGTTCCTCGCTAGTTTCTTTAGGCACATCTAAGGTCTGGTGCTATCAAGTAGATACAGGTGcctctttcttttgttcttgaGGGGTAGGATAAATTCCATGATTCTGATTATACCGTTCCaatttatttttcactaattACCTTTGAAAATACAGCATTGATAATGCCTGTAACTTTTGTgttctttccatttcattttgtCATCTTcacaagacaaaaaagaaaaaaatttccggAAAGCTTGCTGTGTCATGAGGGAGGCTTCCTTGGGTTTTCCTGGAGCTCCAATAATTTACAAGGTGGAGATTGGCCCTCAGAAGGGAATTGAGAGATGTGGTCATGTGTTTAAATCTAACTTTGTAGTAAACTTATTTTTAAGTAGTGAGAAATTCATGAGTGAATTTCATAAAGTTAGACCCAATAAAGGATGTGATTTTCTATGTGCATATTAAAAGAATAACCCTTTATTTCTATTCCATCAGAGACTAACTCATgcgttttaaaaatccaaaagctGTGTTTTTTTATAAGTAAGCTTAAGGTATATGGtgtaatatgtttttttaaagccTTAGGGTACACTGACTGTTGATTGAATGAAAGGTTTATTACAGTTATGAATAAGCATAAATGTCAGATTCTGAAATGATCGTCTccattgatttttgtttcttctaatcCACGCTTGTGCCTCGAGCATTCTGGccatggtggtgcagtggctggcAAGAAGAACAGAACCTGGAAGAACCTGAAACAGATCCTGGCTGCTGAAAGGGCATTGCCATGGCAACTGAATGATCCCAACTGTGAGCTGTCTAGACCCTCCTATGTGTTCATAATGTTCAGACTAGGAACCTTCTTATAACAAACCCGCGTTATCTTATTGTGTTTGCGTTCATGGAGAAACACTTTCTAGCTTAGGAATTCTACAGCGGTACCAATGTAGGGAGattctgtgtgtgtttcctcATAGCTTTATGCTCTGTGTTGAATCTGTGTGTGTTGGCGTTGTCATGGAGGTGTGGTTTTTAGTGTCACTGTTAACATTTCAATCTGGAGAAGCAGGTTCAGATATGATGATATGGGTGTTGCTCTTAGACAAACTGCTTATTCAAAAGTCTACTCTTAAAATGTGTTTCCAAGTAAAAGGTTGCCCAAGCTTTAGGAGGGTTTCTCACCAGCAGCTTAAAGGGCCCGCTCTGTTTTACTCTCCAAGCCAGTGTTTTTCAGAGTGAACGCTTTATACTACAGTATTTCCGAATGTCTGTTGTATGTTCTGCTTAACTTCAGTGGAAAGTACAGGTTCAAAGTTCCTTCCATCTCCTGCCCCACGGCATGTGTTTCGTGGGGGTGACTCAGACTGATGACAGATGAGCTAGTCAGATGCCTGGGTGTGGACATTCCGGTGTCCGGATGCTCAGATCCAATTAGTGGGTTGTTGACACCTCATCACCATCAGCCCATGTAGCCAGAGACCGTGAAAGCAGCTTGTGGGCAGATGAGCTTTCTGGTGGTTCTGCTGGAGTGGAGGGTCCCCGGGGACAAGGCAGAGCCATACTTGAAGCCTGTGCTTGGCCTATGGCATCCTGTATTATTTCCCCGAGAATTCTCTGAGCACTTAATCACAAAGTAGAAAGTTTGGGAATATTATCAAGCAATATTTTTAGGGAAAAAGGGGAAGGGATCTGAATGCTTTAAAGCCAGTTTAGTTAGcgtcttgttgttttttttccagacTTCAGTATTGATGCTCCTCCATCCTTTAAACCAGCGAAGAAGTATTCTGATGTTTCAGGTCTTCTTGTGAGTATCAGCACACCTCTATGTCATACAACACTGAACCGAAAAGGAAATTTCACTGTACCCTCTGTTTAGACCGTGGTAAATAGCAACGCTGGTCCTGCCTGGAGCTCGTGTACTGGGAACAGGTGATGGGTTTGTACAGAAGCATTTATGCAGTTATTTAAGAGTGGCAGTGACCAAgagcagggacttcccaggtggctcggaggtaaagaatctgcctgccatgcaggaaacacgggttcgatccctgggtcaggaagctccccgagagaaggacatggcaacctcattctgagtattcttgtctggagaatcccatggacagaggagcctggtgggctacagtccatggggttgcaaagaattggacatgacttagcaactaaaaggTAGCAGCAGCAACCTGAGGCATCCGTGTGGGCAGCCTGGAGCAGGCATTGCTCCAgaaagcaggagacctgagtattactttcctttcctctccttgtTAACTATATGAGATAACatgaaagaaacttttttttttttttttttggctaaagtttaaaaaattccttACATCTTAGAGATGATtgtacttaaaaaatttaaacttctcTAAAGAGGCACTACGGTAAAGATAgtgattttcatatttatttttaagcatcaGAATCACTTTTCCAAATGAGAGCTTTTACAGAATCCCCTGGAGCCCACCTGCTCACTGTGGGCCCGTGTGGATCTGGTCCTCTGTCCTTCTGCCCACTCCCCAAAAAAGGGACCCCTATGGTGCTTCTAGGGGACACAGTTTGAAAACCAGCAGTGTGGTTCGATGAGTGGGACTTGGGCAAGTCCATGAACCTCAGTGTACCCCAGAGAAtcttgtttccttattttcagaATGTGGATGAAGTATAGAAGTTTCTAGAACTTCGTCacgctttttcattattattaaatttgGAAGGTGGGCTTCTTCCCATAACTGTGGAAATAATGAGACACTTCATTTTTTGAAGCCCATATACCTCATTTaaattgtttacttttttatgaaaatatatgacTCCAACCTCTGTAACAAGCTAAATTAATGATATACATTTTACActaggaaacatttttttaaaaattagttttcctCTCTGGATTAGTTGTATGTTTTTAGCTTGTCTTCCAGAGAGGAACAGATACTCTTCAGACTTGTTAACACAGACCTTAAATATAATGAGCCTAAGAAACAGGGAGAGGAGaagtgtgtgggggtgggggaagggagtggTGTGTG
This window contains:
- the INO80C gene encoding INO80 complex subunit C — translated: MAAQIPIVATTSTPGIARNSKKRPASPSHNGSSAGGYSASKKKKASASGFTQGISMDGVSENKMVPSDFSTGPMEKAAKPLPFKDPNFVHSGHGGAVAGKKNRTWKNLKQILAAERALPWQLNDPNYFSIDAPPSFKPAKKYSDVSGLLANYTDPQSKLRFSTIEEFSYIRRLPSDVVTGYLALRKATSIVP